The Cryomorphaceae bacterium 1068 genome window below encodes:
- a CDS encoding M14 family zinc carboxypeptidase, which translates to MLKRILLILSLVPAALFSQSSINEAVLYNGEAHVSILKSEIKDLEKLENVLYIDEHFSDEETFQAIVTLPQLQDFIDLGVNYTVLDHPNKAVEIEMIDLKTYNQAKSTDCGTFLTGYPSYDLYEQMMFDFAIDYPEICRYEEIETLPSGRKLLAVVISDNPDEVEDEPRFLYTSSIHGDETAGYMLMMRMIQDILCNYSSDAQVANLVDNVEIWINPLANPDGTYALGNNTLNGARRTNSNFVDLNRNYLDPDDGANPDGNPYQDETIAFMELAEDVHFDMSSNMHGGVEVANYPWDTWSFLHADDDWWVHVCRQYADTAQENSPSGYFNFLDNGITNGYAWYSVAGGRQDFMTYFHHGRELTLELSDQKLLSTSQFDNFWNYNRSALYNYMEQSLFGLRGIVTDANTGEPIVANAYIFNHDMENSDVYSRLPNGNYHRYLHEGSYDVTFSADGYQSQTITVSIENDESTLLNVALMPDNVCDVVAGSISTFSALSNLCAGDNSPDLIEVDVQGNVGFAGVFGIVDQANNVMGSSQSGNFNVNNLSSGTYRIKHMTYAQGVNPSVSNASELEGCYALSNSIFFSVNRVEGGVISTNESTQVCGDDGQPSTINFVLVGAEGANSKWAVLNSGFTEVISSANSPEFNFDNFGSGVYRVVHVSYSNGVNLGEVDPQNIQGCLDVSNTLTITVQNCASNLTQYTSGPNASILFTPEVHGDYQVQLLDLNGRVLMDLYSGVSEANRELRLDLNTTRLAAGIYLIRAIGGESSEMKKIMIE; encoded by the coding sequence ATGCTTAAAAGAATACTTTTAATTCTATCCCTGGTTCCCGCCGCGCTTTTTTCTCAGAGTTCAATAAATGAAGCAGTTCTCTACAATGGTGAAGCTCATGTTTCAATTCTCAAATCAGAGATTAAAGATTTAGAGAAATTAGAGAATGTACTTTATATCGATGAGCACTTCTCGGATGAAGAGACATTTCAAGCAATTGTAACTCTCCCACAGCTTCAAGATTTCATTGACTTGGGCGTTAACTACACCGTTTTGGATCACCCCAATAAAGCTGTTGAGATTGAAATGATCGATCTCAAAACTTACAATCAAGCAAAGAGCACAGACTGTGGTACTTTTTTGACAGGATACCCATCCTATGACTTATACGAGCAAATGATGTTCGATTTTGCAATTGACTATCCTGAAATATGTCGCTATGAAGAAATAGAAACGCTTCCGAGTGGAAGAAAGCTATTAGCTGTAGTAATCTCAGATAATCCAGACGAAGTCGAAGATGAACCTCGATTTCTGTACACCTCTAGTATTCATGGAGATGAAACTGCCGGTTATATGTTGATGATGCGAATGATTCAAGATATTCTTTGCAATTATTCGTCTGATGCTCAAGTAGCGAATCTGGTTGATAATGTTGAGATTTGGATAAATCCTTTGGCAAATCCAGACGGTACTTATGCTTTGGGAAACAATACATTAAACGGGGCGAGGAGAACCAATTCTAATTTTGTCGATCTCAACCGAAATTACCTCGATCCCGACGATGGTGCTAATCCGGACGGCAATCCCTATCAGGACGAGACTATCGCTTTTATGGAGCTTGCAGAAGATGTTCATTTCGATATGAGCAGCAATATGCATGGGGGAGTGGAAGTGGCAAATTATCCTTGGGATACTTGGTCATTTCTGCATGCAGATGATGATTGGTGGGTACACGTTTGTCGGCAGTACGCCGATACCGCTCAGGAAAATTCACCATCGGGCTATTTCAATTTTCTCGACAATGGAATAACAAATGGATATGCTTGGTATTCTGTGGCAGGAGGTCGTCAAGACTTTATGACCTATTTTCATCATGGTCGAGAATTGACTTTAGAGCTGAGCGATCAGAAATTACTCTCTACTTCTCAATTTGACAATTTTTGGAATTATAACAGGAGCGCTCTTTACAATTATATGGAGCAATCTCTTTTCGGATTAAGGGGCATCGTGACCGATGCGAACACCGGCGAGCCTATTGTCGCCAATGCCTATATCTTCAATCATGATATGGAGAATTCCGATGTTTATTCAAGATTGCCAAATGGAAATTATCACCGCTATTTGCATGAAGGTTCTTACGACGTTACCTTTTCTGCTGATGGTTATCAGTCGCAAACCATCACCGTAAGCATTGAAAATGATGAATCGACTTTACTAAATGTGGCTTTGATGCCTGATAACGTCTGCGATGTAGTGGCAGGGTCAATCTCTACTTTCAGTGCTCTTTCAAATCTTTGTGCAGGGGATAATTCACCTGATTTAATAGAGGTCGATGTTCAGGGAAACGTTGGTTTCGCTGGTGTTTTTGGTATTGTAGATCAAGCAAACAATGTGATGGGCTCTTCGCAGTCGGGAAATTTTAATGTCAACAACCTGTCGTCGGGTACGTATAGAATCAAGCATATGACTTATGCTCAAGGGGTTAATCCTTCCGTTTCGAATGCATCAGAGTTAGAAGGATGTTATGCACTTTCTAATAGTATCTTTTTCAGTGTGAATAGGGTAGAAGGTGGAGTGATTTCAACCAATGAGTCGACACAGGTATGTGGTGACGATGGCCAGCCATCCACGATCAACTTTGTGTTAGTCGGTGCAGAAGGAGCAAATTCAAAGTGGGCCGTTCTCAACTCCGGTTTTACCGAAGTCATTTCGTCTGCGAATAGCCCCGAATTCAACTTTGATAATTTTGGATCAGGTGTTTATCGCGTCGTTCATGTTTCCTATTCAAATGGTGTTAATCTCGGCGAAGTAGATCCGCAGAATATCCAAGGCTGTTTGGACGTTTCTAACACGCTTACGATTACAGTCCAAAACTGTGCCTCAAACCTTACCCAATATACTTCCGGCCCTAATGCGTCGATACTCTTTACACCTGAAGTGCACGGAGATTATCAAGTGCAACTTTTGGATTTGAACGGACGTGTTTTGATGGATCTTTATTCAGGTGTATCAGAGGCAAACCGAGAGTTGCGATTGGACTTGAATACGACCCGTTTGGCGGCAGGAATTTATCTGATTCGAGCCATTGGAGGGGAGTCTTCAGAGATGAAGAAAATTATGATTGAATAG
- a CDS encoding MFS transporter, giving the protein MQMAEGALNSAITKDDEKTINGWAMYDWANSVYSLVITSSIFPIFFENNTTSEVELLGRTFKNTALYSYTLSASFLIVALISPLLSGIADYSGQKKRFMQFFCYLGGLACVGLFFFDANFLGFGLLMTMMAGIGYSGSQVFYNAYLPEIASIGRQDSVSAKGFSLGYIGSIILLIVNLFMIMNPEVFGFSDGDMPARVSFAMVGIWWIGFAQVTFSRLPGNVYGKKVKGEYLYRGYVELRKVWNELKKTTRLKRYLISFFVFNMGVQTVMYMAVGFAKNEIAGMPDEGLIISILIIQFIAIIGAYFHSWLSSKYGNLKALLTAVTIWIGICVMAFKITTPVEFYVLAGIVGFVMGGIQALSRSTYSKFLPQTTLDHASYFSFYDVSDKIGTVVGTLAFGLIFELTGNLRHSVLAIGAIFVVGIIFLLAVPKEESIQS; this is encoded by the coding sequence ATGCAAATGGCCGAAGGGGCGCTTAACAGTGCCATAACCAAAGATGACGAGAAAACAATAAATGGATGGGCCATGTACGACTGGGCCAATTCGGTCTATTCACTTGTCATCACTTCGTCTATCTTCCCCATTTTTTTTGAGAATAACACCACCTCTGAAGTGGAGTTACTTGGTCGTACATTTAAAAACACGGCACTCTATTCCTACACTCTTTCCGCATCTTTTCTGATTGTCGCGTTGATCTCGCCCCTACTTTCGGGTATAGCCGACTATTCAGGGCAGAAAAAGCGATTTATGCAGTTCTTCTGCTACTTGGGAGGCCTGGCCTGTGTTGGGCTTTTCTTCTTCGATGCAAATTTTTTGGGCTTTGGCTTGCTGATGACTATGATGGCGGGAATCGGCTATTCGGGGAGCCAGGTTTTTTACAATGCCTATTTACCTGAAATAGCGTCCATCGGCCGACAAGACAGCGTGAGCGCTAAGGGCTTTTCACTCGGATACATCGGTAGCATCATATTGCTTATCGTCAATCTATTCATGATTATGAATCCCGAAGTATTCGGTTTTAGCGATGGAGATATGCCTGCGCGTGTTTCTTTTGCGATGGTTGGTATTTGGTGGATTGGCTTTGCACAAGTCACATTCAGCCGCTTGCCTGGCAATGTGTATGGCAAAAAAGTAAAAGGGGAGTATCTCTACCGCGGTTATGTGGAATTAAGAAAGGTTTGGAACGAGCTTAAAAAAACTACCAGATTGAAACGCTACCTGATTTCATTTTTCGTCTTCAACATGGGTGTCCAAACAGTGATGTACATGGCGGTTGGATTTGCTAAAAATGAAATTGCCGGAATGCCCGATGAGGGATTAATCATCAGCATTCTCATTATCCAATTCATCGCGATAATAGGCGCTTACTTTCACTCTTGGCTGAGTTCTAAATATGGCAATCTAAAAGCCCTGTTAACAGCTGTAACCATCTGGATAGGAATTTGTGTGATGGCTTTCAAAATCACTACCCCCGTCGAATTTTATGTACTTGCAGGAATCGTAGGGTTTGTAATGGGAGGAATTCAAGCTTTAAGCCGCAGTACTTACTCAAAGTTCTTACCTCAAACCACATTGGACCATGCTTCTTATTTCAGCTTTTACGATGTTTCTGATAAAATAGGAACCGTAGTCGGCACATTGGCTTTCGGATTAATCTTTGAATTAACCGGTAATCTGCGCCATTCCGTGCTGGCGATTGGAGCCATCTTCGTAGTTGGTATTATTTTTCTTTTGGCAGTGCCGAAAGAAGAATCTATTCAATCATAA
- a CDS encoding OmpA family protein, protein MKWWSAFGFVFISYLAQSQNLIPNPGFEEVFSEIEYQWVQPQGPYYHYEKADSSSLHKAHNGDYVNGLCMYNNRENEFLHVKLLEPLKAGVTYELKVMARLMRAKCFNDNLQTLIGVHFGEVRLDTHIPGDLYLQPQLSLELPDSSRFDWFELSGTYAAKGGEKFLTIGYFAATQTEEIRRAESWNNIVPVKKSDKDEVDNSWLYLPPDEQKKYIKAQKKKAKKRKKGDKSSEAIPNFSKPESDWNNIPETGRDPSSLYFMVRYYFDDFCLTRIDESGEIDCAPSTPPLILEKGKSIALRNVFFETNEAKLLDESLVQLNALNRILKDYPEMSIELRGYTDDRGEDEYNLVLSERRAQSVKTWLLEQGLSENRISAKGFGEKDPIEINSTEAGRARNRRVEFFIVNM, encoded by the coding sequence ATGAAGTGGTGGTCTGCTTTTGGTTTTGTATTCATTTCTTATTTGGCTCAAAGCCAAAACCTCATTCCCAATCCCGGCTTTGAGGAAGTGTTTAGCGAAATCGAATACCAATGGGTACAGCCTCAGGGACCATATTATCATTATGAAAAGGCTGACTCGTCTAGTCTACACAAAGCCCACAATGGTGATTACGTGAACGGGCTTTGCATGTATAACAATCGTGAGAATGAATTTCTACACGTAAAGCTGCTTGAACCACTCAAAGCAGGAGTGACTTACGAATTAAAGGTGATGGCTCGACTGATGCGTGCAAAGTGCTTCAATGATAACTTGCAGACACTAATCGGGGTGCATTTTGGAGAAGTAAGATTGGACACCCATATACCGGGCGATCTCTATTTGCAACCACAACTCAGCCTTGAGCTCCCCGACAGCAGTCGCTTTGACTGGTTTGAGCTCAGTGGCACCTACGCGGCCAAAGGAGGTGAGAAGTTTTTAACCATAGGTTACTTTGCCGCGACTCAAACAGAGGAGATAAGAAGAGCTGAGTCATGGAACAATATTGTACCCGTAAAGAAATCGGACAAAGATGAAGTGGATAACAGCTGGCTGTACCTTCCTCCCGACGAACAGAAAAAGTACATTAAAGCCCAAAAGAAAAAAGCCAAAAAGAGAAAGAAAGGAGACAAGAGTTCCGAAGCTATACCGAACTTCTCAAAACCCGAATCAGATTGGAATAATATACCCGAGACAGGACGAGACCCGAGTTCACTCTACTTCATGGTTCGGTATTACTTTGATGATTTCTGTTTGACACGTATTGATGAAAGTGGCGAAATTGACTGCGCCCCTTCCACTCCACCGTTGATACTTGAAAAAGGTAAGAGCATCGCTTTGCGCAATGTATTCTTCGAAACGAATGAAGCCAAGCTCCTAGACGAATCATTGGTCCAGCTGAACGCCCTGAATAGAATTCTGAAAGACTACCCTGAGATGAGTATTGAGCTTCGCGGTTACACAGACGACCGTGGTGAAGATGAGTATAACCTGGTCTTAAGTGAGAGGCGGGCACAGTCGGTTAAGACGTGGCTATTGGAACAAGGTCTTTCTGAAAACAGGATAAGTGCAAAAGGGTTTGGGGAAAAAGATCCTATTGAAATCAATTCTACAGAGGCAGGCAGAGCCCGAAACAGAAGAGTTGAGTTTTTCATTGTGAATATGTGA
- a CDS encoding OmpA family protein, translating to MNKFNISLFFALMALANIGWAQEEIEQEEDKDNLVPNWSFETMVEDEDLRRYDEFNLAEGWYDPTSALSELFSSQTRSRYVKAPDNMYGTEMPFDGENYAGIHAYSPRSREPRTYIGVQLKEKMDENALYCIKFRASLAERSLYAANNLGVVISSKEVSKKGETSITRDDAILTDKNEVVTISEGWWEYCKRYNAKGGERYLAIGNFSSDEKTAYETMEVSSEYEDGSEPAAYYYIDAVEVRQVEATENCGCSNTKIPDSKIIYSASVQIPDDMPVGEKVEAIDAYFYQYKDELVSSAKRTIDEIVALMEVNPAMRVEVIGHSDKEEVELAKSEMSLKSLAENRAKNTREYMAEKGIDRGRIVTKSMDDKQPVSTMTTPLSLAKNRRVEFKIVF from the coding sequence ATGAATAAATTCAACATTAGTCTGTTTTTTGCCTTAATGGCTCTTGCCAATATTGGCTGGGCTCAAGAGGAAATAGAACAAGAAGAAGACAAAGACAACCTGGTGCCCAACTGGAGCTTTGAAACCATGGTTGAAGATGAAGATCTCCGCAGATATGACGAATTCAATCTGGCTGAAGGATGGTACGATCCTACTTCAGCTTTATCAGAGTTATTCTCAAGTCAAACGAGAAGTCGATACGTGAAAGCCCCTGACAATATGTACGGTACTGAAATGCCTTTCGATGGAGAAAACTATGCAGGGATTCACGCCTACAGTCCTCGAAGCCGTGAGCCAAGGACCTACATAGGTGTGCAGCTCAAAGAAAAAATGGATGAGAACGCCCTCTATTGCATTAAATTCAGAGCTTCATTAGCAGAAAGAAGTCTTTACGCTGCAAACAACTTGGGAGTAGTGATATCAAGCAAAGAAGTCTCAAAGAAAGGGGAAACGTCGATCACAAGAGATGATGCGATCTTGACAGACAAGAATGAGGTCGTAACCATTTCTGAAGGTTGGTGGGAATACTGCAAGCGCTACAATGCCAAAGGTGGTGAACGCTATTTGGCCATTGGAAACTTTTCTAGCGACGAAAAAACCGCTTACGAAACCATGGAAGTATCTTCTGAATATGAAGATGGAAGCGAACCGGCAGCTTATTACTACATCGATGCAGTTGAGGTAAGACAAGTTGAAGCGACAGAAAATTGTGGATGCAGCAATACAAAAATTCCCGATAGCAAGATCATATACTCTGCCAGTGTTCAAATTCCTGACGATATGCCTGTGGGGGAAAAAGTGGAGGCAATCGATGCTTATTTCTATCAGTATAAAGATGAGTTGGTCTCTTCTGCAAAGCGCACAATCGATGAGATAGTAGCGCTTATGGAAGTGAATCCGGCAATGCGCGTAGAAGTAATTGGTCACTCAGACAAAGAAGAGGTCGAATTGGCAAAGAGTGAAATGAGTTTGAAATCTCTGGCCGAGAACAGAGCAAAAAATACGAGAGAATATATGGCTGAAAAAGGTATAGACCGAGGTAGGATTGTCACAAAGTCTATGGATGATAAGCAACCTGTCTCTACAATGACAACTCCACTTTCACTAGCCAAAAACCGAAGAGTAGAGTTTAAAATTGTATTTTAA
- the hemE gene encoding uroporphyrinogen decarboxylase: MTTLKNDLLLRAARGEKTERTPVWLMRQAGRILPEYRAVRSSLSGFKELVETPERAAEVTIQPVDILDVDAAIIFSDILVIPEAMGLPYEMVEKKGPIFRNTIASKADLDKIKVSDPAELSYVYDAITLTVKELDGRVPLIGFAGAPFTIFCYMVEGSGSKTFSKARAMLYSEPELANKLMQMITDSTIAYLKGQVDAGANLLQIFDSWASVLSPELYKSFALPYMKQITDALTGLVPITLFAKGANFSISDLAELSCNTIGLDWNVPVEFAKEQSRGKTLQGNLDPAVLYSSGKDIVKHTTTMMAAFGSHLHIANLGHGVYPDMKPEAVRTFINTVKEYRHE, from the coding sequence ATGACGACACTTAAAAACGATTTACTACTCAGAGCTGCACGCGGCGAAAAAACGGAAAGAACACCCGTTTGGTTAATGAGGCAAGCAGGAAGAATTCTGCCCGAATACCGAGCCGTCAGGTCCAGCCTTTCAGGATTTAAGGAATTGGTAGAGACACCCGAGCGGGCTGCTGAAGTGACTATACAACCCGTTGATATCCTCGATGTAGATGCAGCGATCATCTTTTCCGATATTTTGGTTATCCCTGAAGCCATGGGCCTTCCGTATGAAATGGTGGAAAAAAAAGGACCCATCTTCAGAAATACGATCGCCTCAAAAGCTGACTTAGACAAAATCAAGGTTTCTGACCCTGCCGAGCTCTCCTATGTTTACGATGCCATAACCCTTACGGTAAAAGAATTAGACGGACGTGTTCCCTTGATAGGTTTTGCAGGAGCACCATTTACCATTTTCTGCTACATGGTAGAAGGAAGCGGCTCCAAGACATTTTCTAAAGCGAGAGCTATGCTCTACTCCGAGCCTGAGCTTGCCAATAAATTGATGCAAATGATTACCGACTCTACCATCGCTTATTTGAAAGGTCAGGTAGATGCCGGTGCTAATCTATTGCAGATATTCGATTCGTGGGCAAGTGTTCTAAGTCCTGAGCTCTATAAGAGTTTTGCCTTGCCTTATATGAAGCAGATAACGGATGCTTTGACTGGCCTCGTTCCAATTACCTTATTTGCCAAGGGGGCTAATTTCAGTATATCTGACCTAGCCGAACTCTCTTGCAATACCATTGGATTGGACTGGAACGTACCTGTCGAATTTGCTAAAGAACAATCAAGGGGCAAAACACTTCAAGGTAACTTGGACCCTGCGGTGCTTTATTCATCCGGCAAGGATATTGTAAAACATACCACAACAATGATGGCAGCATTCGGCAGTCATCTTCATATTGCCAATCTCGGTCACGGAGTATACCCCGACATGAAACCCGAGGCTGTTCGAACCTTTATAAATACAGTTAAAGAATACCGACATGAATAA
- a CDS encoding outer membrane beta-barrel protein: protein MKKVFSLLALVAAFTFAMNNANAQESFGSAGLEIAIPLGDWADAGVNFGIGGSGTYEIGLSDNFAVLAHAGVIFYATDDIEVPVINPDFTIGTETLDYSVTQIPLQVGGRYYLSEQKEGLFLSALLGFHITSVSIGDESDSSTDFSIAPEVGYFVTEAISVGLKYQIVTGDDANADYLGIRAAYNF from the coding sequence ATGAAAAAGGTATTTAGTCTATTGGCACTCGTTGCTGCTTTTACTTTTGCTATGAACAATGCGAATGCTCAGGAGAGCTTCGGTTCAGCAGGTCTTGAAATAGCAATTCCTCTTGGAGACTGGGCTGATGCAGGTGTGAATTTCGGAATCGGTGGATCGGGAACCTACGAAATCGGTCTATCTGATAATTTTGCAGTACTCGCTCATGCAGGAGTAATTTTTTATGCTACTGATGACATTGAGGTACCTGTGATCAATCCTGATTTTACGATTGGAACAGAGACCCTGGATTACAGCGTAACTCAGATTCCGCTGCAAGTAGGTGGGCGTTACTACTTATCTGAACAAAAAGAAGGACTATTCCTATCTGCACTTCTTGGTTTTCACATTACCAGTGTGAGCATTGGAGATGAATCCGACAGTTCTACTGACTTCAGTATTGCTCCTGAAGTAGGTTACTTCGTCACTGAGGCGATTTCAGTTGGTCTGAAATACCAAATCGTTACCGGTGATGACGCGAATGCCGATTATTTAGGTATACGAGCCGCTTACAACTTCTAA
- a CDS encoding aconitate hydratase: protein MVFDLDMIKAVYQKYPERVAAARKLLNKPLTLSEKILYTHLSEGEAKTAFERGKSYVDFAPDRVAMQDATAQMALLQFMQAGKKQTAVPSTVHCDHLIQAKVGADADLQNAINTSSEVFNFLDSVSSKYGIGFWKPGAGIIHQVVLENYAFPGGMMIGTDSHTVNAGGLGMVAVGVGGADAVDVMAGMPWELKFPKLIGVKLTGKLNGWTAPKDVILKVAGILTVKGGTGCIVEYFGEGAQNLSCTGKGTICNMGAEIGATTSTFGYDDSMERYLRATGRAEVADAANGIREHLTGDSEVYANPEQYFDQVIEINLSELTPHINGPFTPDLATPVADMKAKAATTDWPTEIEWGLIGSCTNSSYEDISRACSIAEDALAKGLKPKAEFGINPGSEQVRFTIERDGFIDTFEKLGANIFTNACGPCIGQWARTGAEKGEKNSIIHSFNRNFSKRADGNPNTHAFVASPEMVAAIAISGDLTFNPITDTLINDKGEEVKLAEPSGFELPPKGFDVKDAGFKAPAKDGSEVDIIVSEDSKRLQLLSPFSPWNGKNIEGMKLLIKAFGKCTTDHISMAGPWLRFRGHLDNISNNTLTGAVNAFNKETDKVKNQLTGEYGAVPDTARAYKAAGISSIVVGDHNYGEGSSREHAAMQPRHLGVMIVLVKSFARIHETNLKKQGMLGLTFANEADYDKVQEDDTIDTVDLDQFAPDRPIKLRLRHADGSEETIMANHTYNENQIEWFKAGSALNLIKMQEAQS from the coding sequence ATGGTCTTTGATTTAGATATGATTAAAGCGGTATATCAGAAGTACCCCGAGCGCGTGGCAGCTGCTCGAAAATTACTTAACAAACCGCTCACATTAAGTGAAAAAATTCTTTACACTCACCTCTCGGAAGGCGAAGCCAAAACGGCATTCGAAAGAGGCAAGTCATATGTAGATTTTGCACCCGACCGAGTAGCGATGCAAGATGCCACTGCTCAGATGGCTCTTTTGCAATTTATGCAGGCTGGTAAAAAACAAACTGCGGTTCCCTCAACTGTTCACTGCGACCACCTTATTCAAGCCAAAGTTGGAGCCGACGCAGATCTTCAAAATGCCATAAATACCAGCTCTGAAGTCTTTAATTTCCTCGATTCTGTTTCGAGCAAATATGGTATTGGCTTTTGGAAGCCCGGAGCAGGAATCATTCACCAAGTAGTTCTTGAGAATTATGCATTCCCCGGAGGAATGATGATCGGAACCGACTCTCATACAGTAAACGCCGGAGGTTTGGGAATGGTAGCAGTAGGAGTAGGTGGAGCAGATGCCGTAGACGTAATGGCCGGAATGCCTTGGGAGCTAAAATTCCCGAAATTAATCGGTGTAAAACTCACCGGAAAATTAAACGGCTGGACTGCGCCAAAAGATGTCATTCTTAAAGTAGCGGGCATTCTTACTGTGAAAGGTGGAACTGGCTGTATCGTTGAATACTTTGGCGAAGGAGCACAGAACCTGTCTTGTACAGGAAAAGGAACCATATGTAATATGGGTGCCGAAATAGGTGCAACGACCTCAACTTTCGGTTACGATGACTCTATGGAGCGTTACTTGAGAGCCACAGGCAGAGCTGAAGTAGCCGACGCGGCAAACGGAATTCGCGAGCATCTCACGGGAGATAGCGAAGTTTACGCCAATCCTGAGCAGTACTTTGACCAAGTGATTGAGATCAATCTTTCTGAACTCACTCCGCATATTAACGGTCCGTTTACGCCGGATTTGGCAACTCCTGTTGCTGATATGAAAGCAAAGGCAGCAACAACTGACTGGCCGACTGAAATTGAGTGGGGATTGATTGGATCCTGTACCAACTCATCTTACGAAGATATTTCTCGGGCCTGCTCCATTGCTGAAGATGCATTGGCAAAGGGACTTAAGCCAAAAGCCGAGTTTGGAATTAATCCAGGATCAGAACAAGTGAGATTTACCATCGAAAGAGATGGTTTCATCGATACTTTTGAAAAACTAGGTGCAAATATTTTCACCAATGCATGCGGACCTTGTATTGGTCAATGGGCCAGAACAGGAGCAGAAAAGGGCGAAAAGAACTCTATCATCCATTCGTTCAACAGAAACTTCTCAAAAAGAGCGGACGGAAATCCAAATACACATGCCTTTGTAGCCTCTCCTGAAATGGTAGCGGCTATCGCAATTTCGGGTGACTTGACCTTCAATCCCATTACCGACACCTTGATCAATGACAAGGGTGAAGAGGTAAAACTAGCAGAGCCATCAGGCTTTGAGCTACCTCCAAAAGGTTTTGACGTAAAAGATGCCGGCTTTAAAGCTCCGGCAAAAGACGGTAGTGAAGTGGACATCATTGTTTCTGAAGATTCCAAAAGACTTCAATTGCTATCTCCTTTCTCTCCATGGAATGGAAAGAACATAGAAGGTATGAAGCTTTTAATCAAAGCGTTTGGAAAATGTACGACTGACCATATTTCGATGGCAGGACCGTGGTTGCGTTTCCGCGGACACTTGGACAATATCTCAAACAATACCTTGACGGGAGCGGTGAACGCTTTCAATAAAGAAACCGATAAGGTGAAGAATCAACTCACAGGTGAGTACGGGGCTGTACCTGATACAGCTCGCGCATACAAAGCTGCTGGAATTTCATCCATTGTTGTAGGAGACCACAACTATGGTGAAGGATCGTCAAGAGAACACGCTGCGATGCAGCCACGTCATTTGGGAGTCATGATTGTTCTGGTAAAGTCATTCGCTCGAATCCATGAGACCAATCTCAAGAAACAAGGTATGCTCGGTTTGACGTTTGCCAACGAAGCAGATTATGACAAAGTTCAAGAAGATGACACCATTGACACCGTGGACCTAGATCAATTCGCACCTGATCGTCCGATAAAACTTCGGTTGAGACATGCAGACGGTTCTGAAGAAACCATTATGGCGAATCACACTTATAATGAAAATCAAATAGAGTGGTTTAAAGCTGGGTCAGCCCTGAACTTGATAAAAATGCAAGAAGCTCAGAGTTAA